The Ignisphaera cupida genome has a segment encoding these proteins:
- a CDS encoding D-2-hydroxyacid dehydrogenase, protein MVDRVSEKLLASLVSHGFDVCYKPGALREDVLNIVENYDVLIFRGRLRIDKEIIDRGVNLKVLARYGIGLDNVDIEYAIRKGIAVVNAPSASVISVAELTIALMLIVYRKLYDAIDDVKHGKWLKGKYIGRELYGKKLGIIGFGKIGSRVAYYAKSFGMNIMAYDIRDVSSEISRVGGIQVDLDKLLSEADVVSIHVPLTPLTWHMINDKTLSLMQNESILINTSRGEVIDTNALLNHIDRLGGVALDVLEQEPPRDENLWKLIKHPKVVVTPHIGAETVEAMDRIAEEIVKNILEAVKWL, encoded by the coding sequence ATAGTTGATAGAGTATCCGAAAAGCTCTTAGCTAGCTTAGTAAGTCATGGATTTGATGTTTGCTATAAACCTGGTGCATTAAGAGAAGATGTTTTAAATATTGTTGAAAATTATGATGTGTTGATATTTAGGGGTAGGCTTAGAATAGATAAAGAAATTATTGATAGAGGGGTCAATCTAAAGGTTTTAGCAAGATATGGTATAGGGTTAGATAATGTTGATATTGAATATGCTATTAGAAAAGGAATAGCTGTTGTGAATGCGCCTTCAGCTTCTGTCATAAGTGTTGCTGAGCTTACAATAGCTCTAATGCTTATTGTATACAGAAAACTTTATGATGCAATAGATGATGTGAAGCATGGTAAGTGGCTCAAGGGTAAATACATTGGTAGAGAGTTGTATGGTAAGAAACTTGGTATTATAGGTTTTGGCAAAATTGGTAGTAGAGTTGCTTACTATGCAAAGTCTTTTGGCATGAATATAATGGCTTATGACATAAGAGATGTCTCAAGCGAGATTTCAAGAGTTGGTGGTATCCAAGTTGATTTGGATAAACTCTTGAGTGAAGCAGATGTTGTCAGTATTCATGTTCCCCTAACCCCACTAACATGGCACATGATAAACGATAAAACATTGTCTCTAATGCAAAATGAGAGCATATTAATCAATACTAGCAGAGGTGAGGTTATAGATACAAATGCTTTGCTTAATCACATTGATAGACTTGGTGGTGTTGCACTTGATGTTCTTGAGCAAGAGCCTCCAAGAGATGAGAACTTGTGGAAGCTGATTAAGCATCCAAAGGTTGTTGTAACTCCTCACATAGGTGCTGAAACTGTTGAGGCAATGGATAGAATTGCTGAGGAAATTGTGAAGAATATTCTTGAGGCGGTGAAGTGGCTTTGA
- a CDS encoding iron-containing alcohol dehydrogenase, translated as MSSNLKSFRVRASKTVLYFGVGALKNIESFLQRFRRVYIVTSRSAARVSGSFQDVVSIVKSLGISYEFFDGVTPNPAASMINFVSEKVWRFGAEAVIAIGGGSVIDSAKAISVVSHCGGFVEDYVRGSRDVCGSIPVIAVNLTHGTGSEVNRYAVVTLENPKTKYGLASDSIYPVISVDDPKYLVTLPMNQTLYTAFDAFYHALEAACGVDSSPYIVAIAEEAVRNIVSWLPKAIENPKNIEARYWLLYASMLAGIAIDNSRAHIIHAIENVLSGINTSLPHGSGLSMLGPSAVKHLYRVAPEPLHRLLRYIDSQLEPLPEHADKAAQAVKKFHKTMGFNENLKMYGFSEADADRVVDTVVNYLSYSLKLSPLEPSRELLKEIYLSALNF; from the coding sequence TTGAGTAGTAACTTAAAAAGTTTTAGGGTAAGGGCTTCAAAAACTGTTCTCTACTTTGGTGTTGGGGCTTTGAAAAATATTGAGTCTTTTTTGCAGAGGTTTCGAAGAGTCTATATAGTTACTAGTAGATCTGCTGCTAGGGTTAGTGGCTCTTTTCAGGATGTTGTAAGCATTGTGAAGAGTTTGGGTATATCCTATGAGTTTTTCGATGGTGTTACACCAAATCCTGCTGCATCAATGATTAATTTTGTGTCTGAAAAGGTTTGGAGGTTTGGTGCTGAAGCTGTTATAGCTATTGGTGGTGGAAGTGTTATTGATTCTGCAAAGGCCATTTCAGTTGTTTCTCATTGTGGAGGATTTGTAGAGGATTATGTGAGAGGTTCTAGAGATGTTTGTGGCTCCATACCTGTTATAGCAGTTAATTTAACTCATGGAACTGGATCAGAGGTTAATAGATATGCTGTTGTTACTTTAGAAAATCCAAAAACAAAATATGGCTTGGCTTCAGATAGCATATACCCTGTTATAAGTGTTGATGACCCTAAATACCTTGTTACATTGCCAATGAATCAAACACTATATACAGCATTTGATGCATTTTACCATGCTTTGGAGGCTGCATGTGGCGTTGATTCATCGCCATACATAGTTGCAATTGCTGAGGAAGCTGTTAGAAATATTGTTTCATGGCTTCCAAAAGCAATTGAAAATCCAAAAAATATAGAGGCTCGATACTGGCTTCTCTATGCATCTATGTTAGCAGGTATTGCCATAGATAATAGCAGAGCTCACATAATACATGCAATTGAAAATGTTTTAAGTGGTATAAACACCTCTCTTCCACATGGATCAGGACTATCAATGCTTGGTCCATCAGCTGTTAAACACTTGTATAGAGTTGCTCCAGAACCTCTACACAGACTACTTAGGTATATAGATTCTCAGCTAGAGCCTTTACCAGAGCATGCTGATAAAGCTGCTCAAGCTGTTAAGAAGTTTCATAAGACAATGGGATTCAATGAAAATCTTAAAATGTATGGATTTTCGGAAGCTGATGCTGATAGGGTTGTGGATACTGTTGTAAACTATCTATCGTATTCCCTCAAACTCTCACCTCTTGAGCCATCAAGAGAATTGCTGAAGGAGATATATCTTTCAGCATTAAACTTTTAG
- a CDS encoding 3-isopropylmalate dehydratase large subunit, with protein sequence MGLIERIVSKAIGKNVSAGEIVVVNIDAVYAQDGTAPLVIDVVEKELELRKKIAAERAYFFIDHSSPAPHVAAATVHKEMRRFAKEYGVKLFDVGYGISHQVVVEDGLVRPGMIVVGADSHTPTIGAIGVYATGVGSTDAAIAMMFGVLWLKIPETVKVTLTGSLPKGVMSKDIALNIIGNVKTDGMLGKAVEFRGDTLKELSIDSRMTLTNMCTEMSAESAIIPVDNVTRNWLAERGYNVYREVDWEKEDGYVDEIVIDVSKLEPLVAAPPDVDNVKSVAEVDGVEVDQVFIGSCTNGRLEDIEIAARILHGRRVKEGVRCIVSPASRKVYLEALRRGYIDVLANAGCIIAPPTCGPCVGAHMGLLAAGEVAVATTNRNFPGRMGHRDSKVYLSSPAVAAATAIEGRIADPRKYLL encoded by the coding sequence ATGGGTTTGATAGAGAGAATAGTGTCTAAAGCAATTGGAAAAAATGTTTCAGCTGGGGAAATAGTTGTTGTAAATATTGATGCTGTTTATGCTCAAGATGGAACAGCACCACTTGTAATAGATGTTGTTGAGAAGGAGCTTGAGCTAAGAAAAAAGATTGCTGCTGAAAGAGCTTATTTCTTCATTGACCACTCCTCACCAGCTCCACACGTAGCTGCAGCAACTGTTCATAAAGAAATGAGAAGATTTGCAAAAGAATATGGTGTGAAACTATTTGATGTGGGCTATGGTATTAGCCACCAAGTTGTTGTTGAGGATGGTCTTGTCAGACCTGGAATGATTGTTGTGGGTGCTGATAGCCATACACCAACAATTGGGGCTATAGGGGTTTATGCAACTGGTGTTGGAAGTACTGATGCAGCTATTGCCATGATGTTTGGGGTTTTGTGGCTCAAAATTCCAGAAACTGTGAAAGTAACCTTAACTGGTTCTTTGCCAAAGGGTGTTATGAGCAAGGACATAGCTCTTAACATTATAGGTAATGTGAAAACAGATGGAATGCTTGGTAAAGCTGTTGAGTTTAGAGGAGATACTCTCAAGGAGCTTAGCATAGATTCTAGAATGACGTTAACAAACATGTGTACTGAGATGAGTGCTGAATCAGCTATAATCCCTGTTGACAATGTTACTAGAAATTGGCTTGCTGAAAGAGGTTACAATGTCTATAGAGAAGTGGATTGGGAAAAGGAAGATGGGTATGTAGATGAAATTGTTATAGATGTTTCTAAACTTGAGCCTCTTGTAGCAGCTCCACCAGATGTTGATAATGTTAAAAGTGTTGCTGAGGTTGATGGTGTTGAGGTTGATCAAGTGTTTATAGGGTCTTGTACTAATGGCAGACTAGAGGATATAGAAATCGCTGCCAGGATATTGCATGGGAGAAGAGTTAAAGAAGGTGTTAGATGCATAGTATCTCCAGCATCTAGAAAAGTTTATTTAGAGGCGCTTAGAAGAGGGTATATAGATGTGCTAGCTAATGCTGGATGTATAATAGCTCCACCTACTTGTGGGCCTTGTGTAGGAGCTCACATGGGTCTTCTAGCAGCTGGTGAAGTTGCTGTGGCTACAACAAATAGGAATTTCCCTGGTAGAATGGGGCATAGAGATAGCAAGGTGTATTTATCATCTCCAGCTGTTGCAGCTGCAACTGCTATAGAAGGTAGAATTGCGGATCCGAGAAAATATCTTTTGTAA
- a CDS encoding PhoU domain-containing protein, protein MAVYRRRVQRIGKSTYIVSLPNSWAKKIGLEPKMNVVMEVLPDLSLRIYVPYKQESRNVFEHVVYVDSTYSEEDVVREIIGGYVAGALTVKIVYKGIRREFIEKAVNIAKEKLMGLEVVDEDATSITLQIVVDPNLSNLTSVMKRMVRLAISMHEDIISYLNNAVDKSILDAVIARDNLVDKLYLLALRQLIAILSDPYEMGRRGLKYYDAIYMTMFLKSVERVGDHAVNISKSLQTLASQPKFITNLYTNAIEVFKSVCEAYIAPDKNTAINITKKIEELKQLEDEIRKSYGEDLAKQTAITRILDAISRIIARSIDIAEEVIDIYALKKMDKIQLATNEIE, encoded by the coding sequence GTGGCTGTTTATAGAAGGCGTGTTCAGAGGATAGGAAAATCAACATATATAGTGTCTTTACCTAATTCGTGGGCTAAGAAAATTGGTTTAGAACCTAAAATGAATGTTGTAATGGAGGTTTTGCCAGATCTCTCTCTGAGAATTTATGTTCCATATAAGCAGGAGAGTAGAAATGTGTTTGAGCATGTTGTTTATGTTGATTCAACATATTCTGAAGAGGATGTTGTGAGAGAAATTATTGGTGGGTATGTTGCTGGTGCATTAACTGTTAAGATTGTTTATAAAGGTATTAGAAGAGAGTTTATTGAGAAAGCTGTTAATATTGCTAAGGAGAAGCTAATGGGTTTAGAGGTTGTTGATGAGGATGCTACAAGCATTACTCTTCAAATTGTTGTAGATCCTAACCTAAGTAATTTAACCAGTGTTATGAAGAGAATGGTTAGACTTGCAATAAGTATGCATGAAGACATAATATCGTATTTGAATAATGCTGTAGATAAAAGCATATTGGATGCTGTTATAGCTCGTGATAATCTCGTAGATAAGCTGTATCTCCTTGCACTTAGACAATTAATAGCTATTTTGAGTGATCCATATGAAATGGGTAGAAGAGGACTTAAATACTATGACGCTATATACATGACAATGTTTCTTAAAAGCGTTGAGAGAGTTGGAGATCATGCTGTAAACATTTCAAAATCTTTACAAACCCTGGCATCACAACCAAAATTCATAACAAACCTGTATACAAACGCAATAGAGGTTTTCAAAAGTGTTTGCGAAGCCTATATAGCACCAGACAAAAACACTGCAATAAACATAACAAAGAAAATAGAAGAACTAAAACAACTAGAAGATGAAATTAGAAAAAGCTATGGAGAAGACCTTGCCAAACAAACAGCAATAACAAGAATCTTAGATGCAATATCAAGAATAATAGCTAGAAGCATAGACATAGCAGAAGAAGTTATAGATATATACGCACTTAAAAAAATGGACAAAATACAACTAGCAACAAATGAAATAGAGTAG
- a CDS encoding ARMT1-like domain-containing protein has product MSMWIDNDYCKLCLIYSRSKDLIDLGCGNKLPALLKKLAKIVDEENSRSKAFTSSFEYIKRVVKNKDPYQEKKNVLKEIGKRIAQNIEKHIASVNWDIREALRISAAANIIDTNVLGYENVHSLDEAIWDKPVIEDIPDIPKNEDIYLVLDNAGEAEVDKVLAKTLIHNGYKVFIVVRSKPYEIDVTIKDFEESNFNIISTPGSISPIAYIDKGFVIAKGIANAEAYAEFGKTKSLHLLRAKCDVIAKKFGVPKNSVLILSGDRIKKTFDKNS; this is encoded by the coding sequence ATGAGTATGTGGATTGACAACGACTATTGCAAGCTTTGCCTAATCTACTCTAGATCCAAGGATCTCATAGATCTTGGATGTGGAAATAAGTTGCCAGCTCTTTTGAAAAAACTTGCGAAAATAGTTGATGAGGAAAATAGCAGATCTAAAGCTTTTACAAGTTCCTTTGAATATATAAAAAGAGTTGTTAAAAATAAAGATCCTTATCAAGAGAAAAAGAATGTGTTAAAAGAAATTGGGAAGAGGATAGCTCAAAACATTGAAAAACATATTGCAAGTGTTAACTGGGATATAAGAGAGGCTCTTAGAATTTCTGCAGCTGCCAACATCATCGATACTAATGTACTAGGCTATGAAAATGTGCATAGCTTGGATGAAGCAATATGGGATAAGCCAGTTATAGAGGATATACCTGATATTCCAAAGAATGAAGATATATACCTTGTTTTAGATAATGCAGGTGAAGCTGAAGTAGACAAGGTTCTAGCTAAAACACTTATACACAATGGATACAAAGTATTTATAGTTGTTAGAAGCAAACCATATGAAATAGATGTAACTATTAAAGACTTTGAAGAAAGCAACTTCAACATCATATCAACACCTGGTAGCATATCCCCTATAGCATACATAGACAAAGGATTTGTAATAGCAAAAGGAATTGCTAATGCAGAAGCATATGCAGAATTTGGCAAAACAAAGTCTCTTCACCTTTTAAGAGCAAAATGCGATGTAATAGCAAAGAAATTTGGAGTTCCAAAAAATAGTGTTCTCATATTATCTGGAGATAGAATTAAGAAAACCTTTGACAAGAATAGTTAG
- a CDS encoding homocitrate synthase/isopropylmalate synthase family protein, whose product MELNGDMKFFRDIYPFESVPRFNVTDQELRENLSKIFLTDTTLRDGQQGWRVFTIDECEKIYELLADIGGRGGIESTEVFLYTEKDREAVKRLLAYGYRYPKVIGWIRATNSDLQLVIDAKLDETVMLMSISDYHIKYKFNATREEAFRKYLEVAEKALSHGITIRASLEDITRADIFGAVIPFVKRLLELSEKYRTPVKIKLPDTLGLGLPFPEVPLPRGIPAIIQAIRKTTNIPQEYIEFHGHNDFGLVVANHLAAWMYGAAAGNCTLLGIGERAGNCPLEIMAVHYAGIKGVNNINLKALSKLPELFEKMGLKIIEHYPLVGRNAFRTKAGIHADGLLKNPEVYLPFDPMKVLGLPYSVAITPYSGRSAVVIWLRNYLGYNHISKDDPRVVAVYNEIVDLFNKTGRVEPLSDSEMLEIVKKHFPEVRK is encoded by the coding sequence ATGGAGCTTAATGGCGATATGAAGTTTTTTAGAGATATTTACCCATTTGAATCTGTGCCAAGATTTAATGTGACAGATCAAGAGCTTAGGGAGAATCTCAGCAAAATATTTTTGACAGATACAACACTAAGGGATGGTCAACAGGGTTGGAGAGTTTTTACAATTGATGAGTGTGAGAAAATCTATGAGCTTTTAGCAGATATTGGTGGTAGAGGAGGTATAGAAAGTACTGAAGTGTTTTTGTACACTGAAAAGGATAGAGAAGCTGTGAAAAGGTTGTTGGCATATGGATATAGATATCCAAAGGTTATTGGCTGGATAAGAGCAACTAATTCTGATCTTCAACTTGTTATAGATGCTAAACTTGATGAAACTGTTATGCTTATGTCCATATCTGACTATCACATAAAGTACAAGTTTAATGCAACGAGAGAAGAGGCTTTTAGAAAGTATTTAGAAGTTGCTGAAAAAGCACTTAGCCATGGCATAACAATTAGAGCGTCTTTAGAGGATATAACGAGAGCAGATATATTTGGAGCTGTAATACCATTTGTAAAAAGACTTCTTGAGTTAAGCGAGAAGTATAGAACACCTGTTAAAATAAAGCTTCCTGACACACTTGGACTTGGCCTTCCATTTCCCGAAGTGCCACTTCCACGAGGAATACCAGCAATTATACAAGCAATTAGGAAAACAACAAATATTCCACAAGAATACATAGAATTTCATGGACACAACGACTTTGGACTTGTTGTTGCTAATCACTTAGCTGCTTGGATGTATGGTGCAGCAGCGGGTAATTGCACTCTTCTTGGCATCGGTGAAAGAGCTGGTAACTGCCCACTAGAAATAATGGCTGTTCATTATGCAGGTATTAAGGGTGTAAACAACATTAATTTGAAGGCTTTGTCGAAATTGCCAGAGCTTTTTGAGAAAATGGGTCTTAAGATTATTGAGCACTATCCACTTGTGGGAAGAAATGCTTTTAGAACGAAGGCAGGTATACATGCTGACGGTCTTTTAAAGAATCCAGAGGTTTACTTACCATTTGATCCGATGAAGGTTTTAGGACTGCCATATTCAGTAGCTATAACGCCATACTCTGGTAGATCAGCTGTTGTGATTTGGCTTAGAAACTATCTTGGCTATAACCATATTTCAAAGGATGATCCAAGAGTTGTAGCTGTATATAACGAAATTGTTGATTTATTCAATAAAACAGGTAGGGTTGAGCCACTATCTGATAGTGAAATGCTTGAAATTGTGAAAAAGCATTTTCCAGAAGTCAGGAAATAA
- a CDS encoding isocitrate/isopropylmalate dehydrogenase family protein — protein sequence MVKKYRIGVIKGDGIGPEIVDAAIQVLNTLGINADYIELNAGYEYYKKSGKPFDNELFDIAKKLDAILKGPLYTPPHEKEFKSINVLIRKELELYANVRPFKSFKGFSLREFNFVVIRENMEDLYVGIEGMFNGMAIALKIITSEGSRRVIEYAFKYAKKHGFRKVTVVHKANILKVTDGLFREVFFEEAKKHPEIVADEIIVDTAAYTMVKNPEKFEVLVTPNLYGDILTDLAAAIVGSLGLCGSAQIGKYTAVFEPVHGVALDIAGKGVTNPIGEIESAKLMLYYLHEKFNDNYLFEKAMLLDKAIHTVVENWRILTPDLGGLYKTIDVVKAFEKALAINT from the coding sequence ATGGTCAAGAAATATAGGATAGGTGTTATAAAAGGCGATGGAATAGGTCCTGAAATAGTTGATGCAGCTATTCAAGTTCTTAACACGCTAGGTATTAATGCTGATTATATCGAGTTAAATGCTGGTTACGAGTATTATAAGAAGAGTGGAAAGCCATTTGATAACGAACTCTTTGACATTGCTAAAAAACTTGATGCTATTCTAAAAGGACCTCTTTACACTCCTCCACATGAAAAGGAGTTTAAAAGCATAAATGTTTTGATTAGAAAAGAGCTTGAGCTTTATGCAAATGTTAGACCGTTTAAGAGTTTCAAGGGATTTTCACTAAGAGAGTTTAACTTTGTTGTTATTAGAGAAAATATGGAGGATTTATATGTGGGTATCGAGGGCATGTTTAATGGTATGGCTATAGCTTTGAAAATTATAACATCTGAGGGTTCCAGAAGAGTTATAGAATATGCATTTAAATATGCTAAAAAACATGGATTTAGAAAAGTTACTGTTGTTCACAAAGCAAACATATTAAAGGTAACTGATGGGCTTTTCCGGGAAGTATTTTTTGAAGAGGCTAAGAAGCATCCTGAAATAGTAGCAGATGAGATAATTGTTGATACAGCAGCTTATACAATGGTTAAAAACCCGGAGAAATTCGAGGTTTTGGTTACTCCAAATCTCTATGGAGACATTTTAACTGATTTAGCAGCTGCAATAGTTGGAAGTCTAGGACTTTGTGGATCTGCGCAAATAGGTAAATATACTGCTGTTTTTGAGCCTGTTCATGGAGTTGCTCTCGACATTGCTGGAAAGGGTGTTACCAATCCTATTGGTGAAATAGAGTCTGCTAAGCTAATGCTTTACTATCTGCATGAGAAATTCAATGACAATTACCTATTTGAAAAAGCGATGTTGTTAGATAAGGCTATACATACCGTGGTCGAGAATTGGAGAATACTCACACCAGATTTGGGAGGCTTATACAAAACTATTGACGTTGTTAAAGCTTTTGAAAAAGCGCTAGCCATAAATACCTAG
- a CDS encoding PfkB family carbohydrate kinase, translated as MRVLIIGNVTLDEIGDRIRVGGTGYYGGRALAQYLDAEVYVATNISEIYKGLIKGVLESHGIKIIETGYNSTPVFIIRNGKAVGFKGESPKINLLSLEPYIKIYRFDVVILGPILNEINLNELNVLDSWSPKVAALDIQGIVRRVNNHGEIELVWNENMEKKFQKIDIVHGNAKEFCFSKDINLLLKRVKEWSLSTKTLYLVSLDEKGLYMIKNGEILYIKPPPINVVDEVGAGDILLSVTAYYMAKGLTPFEATFRGVAAAVLKIENAYKEWFDKDLLESFAREIAQNVEVL; from the coding sequence GTGAGAGTTTTGATAATAGGTAATGTAACTCTAGATGAGATTGGGGATAGGATTAGAGTTGGTGGAACTGGTTACTATGGTGGTAGAGCACTTGCGCAATATCTAGATGCTGAAGTTTATGTTGCTACAAACATTAGCGAGATTTATAAAGGGCTTATCAAAGGTGTTTTAGAATCTCATGGAATAAAAATTATTGAAACTGGATACAACTCCACACCAGTTTTCATAATTAGAAATGGTAAGGCTGTTGGATTTAAAGGAGAAAGCCCAAAGATAAATCTATTGAGTTTAGAGCCTTACATCAAAATCTATAGATTTGATGTGGTTATATTAGGGCCTATACTAAATGAAATAAATTTGAATGAATTAAATGTTTTAGATTCTTGGAGCCCAAAAGTAGCTGCACTAGATATCCAAGGCATTGTTAGAAGAGTTAATAACCATGGCGAAATAGAGCTTGTTTGGAATGAGAATATGGAGAAGAAATTTCAAAAAATAGACATTGTTCATGGCAATGCAAAAGAGTTTTGCTTTTCAAAGGATATCAATCTTCTTCTAAAGAGGGTCAAGGAATGGAGTTTATCAACAAAAACACTATACCTTGTTAGCTTAGATGAAAAAGGTCTTTACATGATTAAGAATGGGGAAATTCTATATATAAAACCACCACCAATAAACGTTGTTGATGAGGTAGGGGCAGGCGATATTTTACTTTCCGTAACAGCATACTACATGGCAAAGGGCTTAACACCATTCGAAGCAACATTTAGAGGTGTTGCTGCAGCTGTTCTCAAAATTGAAAATGCATACAAAGAATGGTTTGATAAAGATCTTCTAGAGTCTTTTGCTAGGGAAATAGCTCAAAATGTTGAGGTATTGTAA
- a CDS encoding 3-isopropylmalate dehydratase, producing the protein MIRGKCWKLGDNISTDHIISGKYKFEAINDINKMAIHVLEDVIPGFYKLVSKGDVIVGGRNFGKGSSREHAPRLLKLVGVGAVVAKSFAHIFYRNAVNIGLPVIVAKRIPDVSETGDVIEISVVEGYIKNVTKGIEERFTPFPREVLAILEAGGVVEYIKRFGGLPWSRNIG; encoded by the coding sequence ATAATCCGTGGAAAGTGCTGGAAACTAGGAGATAACATAAGTACTGATCATATTATCTCTGGTAAATACAAGTTTGAAGCTATAAACGATATCAATAAAATGGCTATTCATGTTCTAGAGGATGTTATACCAGGTTTTTACAAGCTTGTGTCGAAGGGCGATGTTATTGTTGGTGGAAGAAACTTTGGCAAAGGCTCTAGCAGAGAACATGCTCCTAGACTACTAAAGCTTGTTGGTGTTGGAGCTGTTGTTGCTAAGAGCTTTGCACATATATTCTATAGAAATGCTGTAAACATTGGCCTTCCAGTTATAGTTGCAAAACGCATTCCTGATGTAAGTGAGACTGGGGATGTGATAGAAATCAGTGTTGTTGAGGGCTACATAAAAAATGTTACGAAGGGTATAGAAGAGAGGTTTACACCATTTCCTAGAGAGGTTCTGGCCATTCTTGAGGCTGGTGGTGTAGTGGAGTATATTAAGAGGTTTGGTGGCTTGCCATGGTCAAGAAATATAGGATAG
- a CDS encoding pyridoxal-phosphate-dependent aminotransferase family protein, which translates to MALKYLTPGPVQIPKQVIDAAAKQPQFHRIEEFRNVFRRVIEKLSIVYNTTPVIIPGTGTLAVDAMVYNYIDPGENVVAITNGEFGERLIESIESRGGVVHRIEWEYGDVPPPDIVEDTVKKVGNVKAIAVIHNETSTGTTNRFIEKYQDVASSYDAILLVDSVSLFPVEVFKKEVDVVATASQKAFISPPGAAILYIAKEPRAKAPVPPSMNLNKFLNSLKKWETPYTPPINVIYALDTALDYILSMGLAKYNEIHRERAEYLYNNIKLKPVAKEPWRSYTVTAFYTNYCKNIIDKLRREGYIIAGGMGKLRDSTIRIGVMGDITIEDLKKVVEIVNEYVD; encoded by the coding sequence GTGGCTTTGAAGTATCTTACCCCAGGACCTGTTCAAATACCTAAGCAAGTTATAGACGCTGCTGCTAAACAACCCCAGTTTCATCGAATAGAAGAGTTTAGAAATGTGTTTAGAAGAGTTATTGAGAAACTTAGTATTGTTTATAACACAACACCTGTTATAATACCTGGTACAGGTACTTTAGCTGTTGATGCAATGGTTTACAACTATATTGATCCAGGTGAAAATGTTGTTGCAATAACCAATGGAGAGTTTGGGGAAAGGCTCATAGAATCTATAGAGTCTAGAGGTGGTGTTGTGCATAGAATTGAGTGGGAATATGGCGATGTGCCTCCACCAGACATAGTTGAAGATACTGTTAAAAAGGTTGGTAATGTAAAAGCTATTGCTGTTATTCACAACGAGACTAGTACTGGTACAACAAATAGATTCATTGAGAAATACCAGGATGTTGCTAGCTCATATGATGCTATTCTTCTTGTTGATAGCGTTTCTCTGTTTCCTGTAGAGGTGTTCAAGAAGGAGGTAGATGTTGTTGCTACAGCATCTCAAAAAGCATTTATATCACCACCTGGCGCAGCAATACTGTACATAGCTAAAGAGCCTAGAGCAAAAGCACCAGTGCCACCATCTATGAATCTAAACAAGTTTTTGAATAGTCTTAAGAAGTGGGAAACGCCATACACACCACCAATAAATGTTATCTATGCTCTTGATACTGCACTTGACTATATACTTAGCATGGGCTTGGCAAAATACAATGAGATTCATAGGGAAAGAGCTGAGTATTTATATAACAACATAAAACTTAAGCCTGTTGCTAAAGAGCCTTGGAGAAGCTACACAGTTACAGCATTCTACACAAATTACTGTAAGAACATTATTGATAAGCTAAGGAGAGAGGGGTACATTATAGCAGGTGGCATGGGCAAATTAAGAGATTCAACTATTAGAATAGGTGTTATGGGTGATATAACAATTGAGGATCTTAAAAAAGTTGTTGAGATTGTGAATGAGTATGTGGATTGA